One genomic region from Solirubrobacterales bacterium encodes:
- a CDS encoding DnaJ domain-containing protein, whose amino-acid sequence MECDRISRRTFPEPPGSYYVALNIPKSYPTEKIGALRRDFARKLHPDAHPGASKERLDQLVAELTKINAACDVLGNPSERTRYDKWVEARELEAAAERKREEMKRARAQRAPASDAANAKGQKFRSTTASDDNSSSTGGSPSSSSSSTGGGAPPASGKSGSPPPAPSSRTPGLSAAEQDRLKEERYRKHINRGLGIAYVGLTSFILFYAGVIDRWNRSPTEPIPAADWIIGFILIPPLCLPLTILLYPIVALVCSIIRASVPLKVDPR is encoded by the coding sequence TTGGAGTGTGATCGCATCAGTCGCAGGACGTTTCCGGAACCGCCGGGTAGCTATTACGTTGCGCTCAACATCCCGAAGAGCTACCCCACCGAGAAGATCGGTGCTCTGCGGCGCGACTTCGCGAGAAAGCTTCACCCTGATGCACACCCAGGCGCATCTAAGGAGCGGCTCGACCAATTGGTCGCGGAACTCACGAAGATCAACGCCGCTTGCGACGTGCTTGGAAACCCGAGCGAGCGCACGAGGTACGACAAGTGGGTTGAGGCGCGAGAGCTAGAAGCCGCCGCCGAACGTAAGCGAGAGGAGATGAAACGTGCGCGTGCGCAACGGGCTCCGGCTAGCGATGCCGCCAATGCAAAAGGGCAAAAGTTCCGCTCAACGACAGCATCGGACGACAACTCATCGTCGACCGGCGGAAGTCCGTCGAGCAGCAGCTCGTCAACGGGCGGCGGCGCGCCACCAGCCTCGGGGAAAAGCGGATCGCCGCCGCCCGCGCCGTCGAGTCGGACTCCAGGACTGAGCGCGGCAGAACAGGATCGCCTGAAGGAAGAGCGTTACCGAAAGCACATCAACCGAGGGCTCGGAATCGCCTATGTCGGACTTACATCATTCATCCTGTTTTACGCCGGAGTCATCGACAGGTGGAACCGATCTCCGACCGAGCCGATCCCAGCTGCTGACTGGATCATCGGATTCATACTGATTCCGCCCCTGTGCCTCCCGTTGACGATCCTGCTCTATCCCATTGTCGCCCTCGTGTGTTCGATTATCAGGGCCTCAGTGCCGTTGAAAGTCGATCCACGTTGA